CATGCTCCAGGCAATCGGCAGCATGATCACTAGCGCAAGCAAGCCAATTGCAGCGTGCTTCCATTCAATCCCGGCCAGAAACGCGCCTACCAACGCCACCGGAACAAGCACCATCGCTGTTCCAAGGTCCGGCTGCTTCAGGATTAATCCTACAGGAACCAGTGTCAGTAATGCGATCTTGGCAAGGTCCTGCAGCGTCAGCCGGTCGGTATGGACTTCGCTCAAATAGCGGGCCAGCGCTATGATTATAATCAACTTCATTATTTCTGACACCTGCAAATTGAAGCCGCCCAAGGCAATCCAGCGCTTGGCTCCCAGACGCGAATATCCCATCACCAGCACGACCAGTAGGCTGATGATGCCGACGGCGTAAAGCGTGGGGGCCTGGTCGAGCAGCGTGTGGTAATCGATGCGGGAAATGATGAACATACCAACGATGCCGATCGCGATCCACATCAGCTGCTTCCACTGCATGCCGGCCATACCGCTGGCGTGCGTAGAGGAATAGATTTCGAAAATACCAAGAGTGCTG
This genomic stretch from Pirellulales bacterium harbors:
- a CDS encoding FtsW/RodA/SpoVE family cell cycle protein — its product is MKERPRVQDFDWTLLAIVAAISTLGIFEIYSSTHASGMAGMQWKQLMWIAIGIVGMFIISRIDYHTLLDQAPTLYAVGIISLLVVLVMGYSRLGAKRWIALGGFNLQVSEIMKLIIIIALARYLSEVHTDRLTLQDLAKIALLTLVPVGLILKQPDLGTAMVLVPVALVGAFLAGIEWKHAAIGLLALVIMLPIAWSM